The genomic window CTGCTGCTCGGGCTGATGATGCTCGGCCTGCCGGTCTTCATCGCCTTCCTCCTCGTCAATCTGATTGCCATCGGCATCATGCTTGGCCCGGCCGGCTACGGCATGTTTGTCAACTCGATCTACGAGACCACCACCACCGGGTCGCTGGTGACCATTCCGATGTTCATCTTGATGGGAGAGATTCTCTTCCGCTCAAACGCGGTCAACGTACTGTTCCATTCGATCGACACGATCGTCGGCAAGGTGCGCGGCCGGCAATACGTGCTGATCGTCCTACTGGCGACGATATTCAGCACGCTCTCGGGTGCGGCGATGGGCGTCGCGGCGATGCTCAGCCGCTCGTTGTTACCGGCGATGATCGCAAGGGGTTACGACCCGAAGCTTTCAATCGGCAACATCCTTGCGGGCGCGAGCCTCGCGCCCCTTATCCCGCCGAGTGTGCTCGCCATCATCGTCGGCACCCTTGCCGGTGTCTCCATTTCCGGACTTCTGATCGCCGGTATCCTGCCGGGTCTCTTCTTCGCCTCCCTCTTTCTTGCCTACACCTTCATTCGCGTTTGGCTGAACCCCAAGCTCGCCCCGGCCGACGATGGCCTCGTATCCACGCCATCGACTCGCGACGTCGTCATGGCGCTCGTCCGGCTGATACCGTTCTCGATCGTGATCTTGAGCGTCATGGGTCTCATCCTGATGGGAATCGCGACGCCGACCGAGGCCGGTGCTATGGGCGTTCTCGGCGCACTCATTACTGCCGCCATCTACCGGAAGTTCAGCCTCGGCCTGATCGTTGAATCGGTGCTCGCTTCGGCCAGCATCTCGGCGATGATCCTGATCATCATGGCGACGTCCAAGCTTTTCTCGCAACTGCTCGCCTTCACCGGCGGCGCCACCGCGCTGACGCAGATGGTCGCCGGTCTCGATCTATCGCCCTGGCTCATGCTCCTTGTGCTGATGGGCCTGCCCTTCATCCTTTGCATGTTCATCGACCAGATCGCGCTGATGCTGATAATGGTGCCGATCTACATCCCGATCGTGTCGTCGCTTGGCTTCGACCCGCTCTGGTTCTGGCTTCTGTTCCTGGTGAACATCACGGTCGGCGGCATGACCCCGCCCTTCGGCTATACCCTCTTTGCGGTAAAGAGCGGCTGGAAGGAGGGGGCATTGTCGACTGTGTTCTCCGCAGCGTGGCCCTTCGTGCTGCTGTTCGTCTTCGGAATGGTAGTTCTTGCGGTCTTTCCGGCAATGGTCACGTTCCTGCCAAGCCTTCTCTAGGAGAAAAAGACATGACGCAGACCTCTCGCAAGGGTGCCGTGATCGTCACCGGTGCCGCACAGGGATTGGGGCGCGCCTTTGCCCGCAGGCTGGCCGAAGACGGCTACGCGGTCTGTCTGTCCGACATTGCCGGCGACCATGTTGCCGCGGCGGCCGACCAACTGGAAAAGGATGGTCACGCGGCGCTGGGCCTGGCGGTCGACGTGACGGATGAGGCGTCGGTCGACGAGATGGTCGCGGCGGTCGTCGATCGCTTCGGCTCGGTCGACGGTCTCGTCAACAACGCGTCGATCTTCTCGACCCTGCAGATGCGTCCCTTCTTCGACATTCCGCTTGCCGAATGGCGCAAGGTCGTCGACGTGAACCTGACCGGCGTCTTCATCTGCAGCAAGGCCGTCGCCGCGCCGATGCGGGTGCAGGGACACGGGCGCATCATCAATATCTCGTCGGCCGTCGTGCCCATGGGACGGCAGAACTACCTGCACTATGTTGGCTCGAAAGCCGGTGTCGTCGGGATGACACGGGCCATGGCCCGCGAACTTGGCGAATGGAACATCACGGTGAACGCCATCCTGCCGGGCGCCACGGACACGGGCATCGAGCGCGCGACCGTCACGCAGCAGCAGCGCGATGCGCTGATCGCCATGCGGTCCATCAAGCGGACCCAGGTTCCCGACGATCTTTGCGGCGTGGCGAGCTTCTTGATGTCGAAGGACAGCGCATTCATGTCGGGCCAGAGCCTGATCGTGGATGGCGGCGCCTGGTTCTCGTAGGTGGAGGGATCGATGAACGCCAACGTCAAACAGACAGAGGGAAGCGGCACGTTCGGCCGGCGTCTCGGCTTCGGCGCCCGGCCGCTCCTGCTCGTCATCGATATCGCGCGTGCCTTCACGGAAGAAGGCCGGCCGCTGGCGGCAGAATGCAGCGCGGTCATCGAGCAGACCAACTGCCTCGTCCGTGCCGCGCGCCATGCCGGCGTGCCGGTCATGTACACGGTGGTGGCCTATGACGACGCGAACCTCTCCGACGCCGGCCTCTGGGCCTTGAAGATCGGTGGCCAGGCCGACCTTTTGGCCGGAAGTTCCGGCGTCGAACTCGATCCGCGTCTCGACCGCGACCCGTCCGAGCCCATTCTCGTCAAGAAATACGCGTCCTGCTTCTTCGGTACCGACCTATCAAGCCGGCTGGCCGCGTCGGGGCGCGACACGGTGGTCATTGCCGGATTGACGACGAGCGGCTGCGTCCGCGCGACCGCCGTCGATGCCATCCAGTCGGGCTTCCGGCCCATCGTCGCCCGCCAAGCCGTGGGCGATCGCTGGGCCGATGCCCATGCGCAGTCGCTAAGCGACCTTCAGGCAAAATACGCCGACGTCGTCGATGTGGGCGAGGTACTGGACTATTTCACCGACCTTGGCCGGCCGGACGATACCTCCAAGACGCCGGTCAGCGTAGCATCGCACCGCCATCCACCTGTATAGCGGTGCCCGTCATCCAGTTGGCCTTGCTTGAGACGAGGAAGGCGATCAGCTCGGACACGTCCTCGGGCTCGCCCGCCCGGCCCAGCGGAAAATCCTTGCCGCGGCTGGCGAGCAGCGCGTCATAGGCCTCGCCGCTCATGCCGGCCTCCAGCCAGATGCGGCTCCGCACGAGCGCGGGCGCAACCACATGCACCCGAATTTGGCGCGAGGCGACCTCGGTAGCCAGAGCCGTGGAGAACCGCTCGATGGCACCTTTCGTCGCCGCATAGAGGGCGCTGCCGGGGCGCGGCCGGGAGGCGAGCGTGCTCGACAGGTTGACGATCGTGCCGCCGTCGCTCATCAGCGGCAACAGCGCACGCGTGACACGCAATGTGCCGAAGACGTTGACCGCGAAAAGCTGCTCCATGTCCGCATCGGACGTTTCGACGAAGTTCTTCCGCGGCAACACTATACCCGCGCAATTGACGAGCGCCGCGACGGCCCCGTGGCGATTACGCACCGTCTCGACGAGCGAGGCGACCGATAGCGCATCGGCGACGTCGCATTGTTCGAGGGTGATGCCGGCGCCAAGCAGTTCCTCGGCCGCATCGAGACGCCGGGCACAGCCAACGACCCGCCACCCTTCCCGCACCAGCACCTCGGCGACCGAACGGCCGATGCCGGCGCTTCCGCCGGTGACGACGGCAACGCGGGGAGCGCTCATCGCGCCTCGCCTTGCGTGTCTGTTGGCGCGAGGAAGCCGCGTCCGCTCGCCAGCATCGATGCGGTGCGGATCGCCGCCGTCATCGAGCCGTGCTGCGCAAAGCCCTTGCCCGCAATATCGAACGCGGTGCCGTGCGGCACAGAGAGATGAACGTAGTCGAGCCCGAGATAGACGGTGCATGCACCTTCGAAAGCAGCGGTCTTGAGAGCAATCTGGCCCTGATCGTGGTACATCGACACAATCGCATCATAGTTCCCCTCGATGCATTTGCGAAACACCGAATCCGGCGAGATCGGACCCTCGATCGTCAATCCCTCTGCGCGCAGCGCCTCGACCGCCGGCGCGATGATATCGCTGTCCTCCTCGAACATCGCGTGCGGATTGAGGCCCGCGACGGCTAGGCGGGGCGTATCCAGTCCCCAGCGCCTGAGGTGCCGGTCGGCCAGCCGCGCCACATGGCAGATGCGCTCATGGGTCACGGACGCGGCGATATCGCGGATACGCAAATGCTCGCCGATCGGCACGACGCGCAACGGCCCGCTCATCCGCAACATGAACGTGTCCTTCGGCTGGAGATCGTCGAGATCCTCGACGACACGGGCCATGCGCATCGATTGGGTGTTGATCGGTCCCATGATCCAGCCATCGAGCACGCCCTGCTGCGACAAGGCGGAAGCACGATCCATCCACGCCTTCACCGCCCGGCCCGAGGCAGCCGAAGGTTTACCGATCTCAAAGTCGCCTGCCTGAAGCGCGCCGCAGGCGATGACGGGAATGATCGCACGGCCTCTCGCCTCCTCCGGCGTCTCGACCGCGACCACCGGAAGATTGGCGCCGACCGCCCGCGCCGCCGCCTCGACGGCGGCAACATCGCCGACGAGGACCGCATCTCCGTCCTGCCGGGACGCTGCCGCGAGAAGCGCCTTCACGGAGACTTCCGGGCCGATGCCTCCCGGATCGCCAATCATCACACCGATTTTCGCAGTCTTCATGCGCCTCTCCCGTCAGTCCTACCGTCCTCGGATGCCTATTCTCTCAGAAAGAAATCGCGCACTAGGGCATTGAATTCGTCCTTCTTTTCGATCTGCGTCCAGTGGCCGCAATTGCCGAAAATATGCAGGTTGGAATTGCGCAGAAGGCGGTTGTAGCGAAGACTGGTTTCCATCGGCACGACCTTGTCGTCCCTTCCGTGCACCAGCAAAGCCTCGTGCTCGATGAGGGCGATGCGTTCCTCCGGCGTCGCGAGCGCTTCGATGTGGCGCTGTCGCGGCGCAGGGAACATCGCCGAAAAGCT from Georhizobium profundi includes these protein-coding regions:
- a CDS encoding TRAP transporter large permease yields the protein MLEGIPAVATGIGLLLGLMMLGLPVFIAFLLVNLIAIGIMLGPAGYGMFVNSIYETTTTGSLVTIPMFILMGEILFRSNAVNVLFHSIDTIVGKVRGRQYVLIVLLATIFSTLSGAAMGVAAMLSRSLLPAMIARGYDPKLSIGNILAGASLAPLIPPSVLAIIVGTLAGVSISGLLIAGILPGLFFASLFLAYTFIRVWLNPKLAPADDGLVSTPSTRDVVMALVRLIPFSIVILSVMGLILMGIATPTEAGAMGVLGALITAAIYRKFSLGLIVESVLASASISAMILIIMATSKLFSQLLAFTGGATALTQMVAGLDLSPWLMLLVLMGLPFILCMFIDQIALMLIMVPIYIPIVSSLGFDPLWFWLLFLVNITVGGMTPPFGYTLFAVKSGWKEGALSTVFSAAWPFVLLFVFGMVVLAVFPAMVTFLPSLL
- a CDS encoding SDR family NAD(P)-dependent oxidoreductase — translated: MTQTSRKGAVIVTGAAQGLGRAFARRLAEDGYAVCLSDIAGDHVAAAADQLEKDGHAALGLAVDVTDEASVDEMVAAVVDRFGSVDGLVNNASIFSTLQMRPFFDIPLAEWRKVVDVNLTGVFICSKAVAAPMRVQGHGRIINISSAVVPMGRQNYLHYVGSKAGVVGMTRAMARELGEWNITVNAILPGATDTGIERATVTQQQRDALIAMRSIKRTQVPDDLCGVASFLMSKDSAFMSGQSLIVDGGAWFS
- a CDS encoding isochorismatase family protein, encoding MNANVKQTEGSGTFGRRLGFGARPLLLVIDIARAFTEEGRPLAAECSAVIEQTNCLVRAARHAGVPVMYTVVAYDDANLSDAGLWALKIGGQADLLAGSSGVELDPRLDRDPSEPILVKKYASCFFGTDLSSRLAASGRDTVVIAGLTTSGCVRATAVDAIQSGFRPIVARQAVGDRWADAHAQSLSDLQAKYADVVDVGEVLDYFTDLGRPDDTSKTPVSVASHRHPPV
- a CDS encoding SDR family NAD(P)-dependent oxidoreductase; translated protein: MSAPRVAVVTGGSAGIGRSVAEVLVREGWRVVGCARRLDAAEELLGAGITLEQCDVADALSVASLVETVRNRHGAVAALVNCAGIVLPRKNFVETSDADMEQLFAVNVFGTLRVTRALLPLMSDGGTIVNLSSTLASRPRPGSALYAATKGAIERFSTALATEVASRQIRVHVVAPALVRSRIWLEAGMSGEAYDALLASRGKDFPLGRAGEPEDVSELIAFLVSSKANWMTGTAIQVDGGAMLR
- a CDS encoding PdxA family dehydrogenase, translating into MKTAKIGVMIGDPGGIGPEVSVKALLAAASRQDGDAVLVGDVAAVEAAARAVGANLPVVAVETPEEARGRAIIPVIACGALQAGDFEIGKPSAASGRAVKAWMDRASALSQQGVLDGWIMGPINTQSMRMARVVEDLDDLQPKDTFMLRMSGPLRVVPIGEHLRIRDIAASVTHERICHVARLADRHLRRWGLDTPRLAVAGLNPHAMFEEDSDIIAPAVEALRAEGLTIEGPISPDSVFRKCIEGNYDAIVSMYHDQGQIALKTAAFEGACTVYLGLDYVHLSVPHGTAFDIAGKGFAQHGSMTAAIRTASMLASGRGFLAPTDTQGEAR